Within Cyanobacteriota bacterium, the genomic segment TTAGATGAGAAAATATTGCTGAGTGTAACCATTTGCACTCATAATTGTAACGATCATTAATTTGCAATTATCCCCTCAGCTCTTAAATCAACTCAGCCCAGGAGTCAGTATCGATGAATAATTTCTTAAGGATTCTCAATCCCAAAAAATCTAACGCTGTTAATGTAAAGGCAAAGAGAGGTAATGGTTTCTTTCTGGAAGCCGTGGATGATGAAGAATCATCGCCAACAGCCACGCATACTGAAACAACCGTTGATGCTTCTGCGATCGTCACAGCACAGCCTGCCTCTATTACTCCTACCCAAACTAACGAATCAGCAATCGTAGTAGCAGAAACTGCCAGCATCGCTCCTGCTAAGCCTGCTAAGACTAAGAAATTCAAGGGTGGCCTAGCTGCCCTTGTTCCTGGGCAAGGTAACAAAGAGAGTGCTACGGTTGTGGACACTGTGGCCACAGTGGTAACTGCTGCACCCAAAACAGAACCCACACCTGCTAACTTTGCTCCTACCTATCTCTCGCCCGCTCTGAGTCAGACACCTCGTCGCCGCCCCGGCCCTAGCATGTCTAGCTTTATGGAAATGGCACAGCAAGTCAAGGTACAGTAGAGTTCTATAGAGGTACTGTTGATGCATTGGTGATTTAAGGGCGCGGGGGCACTACCCCTGTGCCCTTGTTGTTTGCCCTTACCTATCCTTTTAGCGCTGCGCTCTTACAAGCAGATTTGTTGCTACTGTTTGTTAGGTAAGTCGTACTCGTTTCTAGTTTGCGTCATACGTACGGCAAAATCAGGTAGGCTGTTAACACCTTTCGGACAACCTTAGGGATTATGGCTTCAATCGCCCGTAAAAATTTGCTGGAAGATATCCCCCGTTTTCTAGTGGCTCAGGTAGGGATTATGTTTGCTGTCAGCTTGGTGACTATTCAAACTGGTCTTCAGGCTGGCTTCACGCGATCAACTTCGCTGCTAATTGACCAGTCCCAAGCAGATATTTGGTTAACAGCACGGAATATGGAACATTTGGGGTTGGCGATGCCTATGCCCTATGAGCGACGAGCACAAGCTGCACAGGTAGATGGCGTGGCAGCAGCAGAGGCCGTGATTATTCGTGGCTCAGTGTGGGGACAACCTGCCGCCGATCGGGTTTCCTCTGTAACGATTGTGGGAGCCGATCCCAATGGTCTGTTGCTAGCACCCTTGACTGTGACCCAAGGTAATCTGAGTGACTTGAACCAACCCTACCGAGTCATGGTGGATAAGACTAGCGCCCGATCGCTTAACATTCGGCAGGTAGGCGATCGCGGTCTGTTAGCGTCGTTGCCCGCGGAAGTTGTTGGCTTTACCCAGGGCACCCAATCTATTGTCTTTGAAACGTTACTAATCACGTCGCTGCCGACTGCCAATGCCTACGCCAAGTCCTTGTTGCCGACCAAAAGCTTGACAGATATAGCGATTCAGCCTAGACCTGATGATCCGCCTGCGATCGCCAACACCGACACTGTCTCCTTCTTGCTGATCAAAGCTGAAGCAGGTACTGATCTTGCTGCCCTCAGGCAACGCTTAGAGGATGAGCTAGATAACGTGCGCGCCTACACTAAGGCAGATATGGCAACTCAAACCCAACGCTATTGGGAACAGCGATCGGGCATTGGTTTCATCTTAGGCATGGGAGCCGTTGTGGGCATTGTCGTCGGCATAATCATTGTTGGGCAAATTCTCTATTCATCTGTATCGGATCACTTAAAGGAATTTGGCACCCTGAAGGCAATGGGTGCTTCTAACTGGTTTATTTACAGCGTGATTGTAGAGCAGGCGTTGTGGATGGCAATTTTGGGCTATGTTCCAGGTATGGCCCTGTGTACCGGAGTAGCTGCTTGGACAGCAGCCACCCAGGGCATTACGATTCTGATAACTCCAGCCTCGGCAGCGATCGTTCTAGGAACAACAGTGCTGATGTGTGTAGGGTCAGCAATCTTTGCTATCCAAAAAGTGACTAGAGTGGATCCGGCGATTGTCTTCAAGTCCTAGCCATCGTCAAGTGTCCCCATGCCCGTTAGAATGCTGAACATAGTGATTTTGTAGGGGCAACATGGCTATTATTTGGGAATTAGATTTCTATTCTCGTCCCCTGTTAGACGACGCTGGCAAAAAAGTCTGGGAGTTAGTAGTGTGCGAACGTGCCCAAACTGTGCAGGCTGAACTAAGTTCCTTGTTTCAATACACCCAGTTTTGCCCTAGCACAGAGGTCAACTCGCTATGGCTGCAAGCGGCTATCAAAACAGCAATCGCCCAAGCTCCGGCTCCTCCTGATCGCATTCGTTTCTTTCGCCGCCAGATGAATAACATGATTACTCGCGCCTGCAATGATCTGGGTCTAGAGGCCAAGCCTAGTCGGCGCACCTATACCCTTAACCTTTTGCTCCAGCAACGGTTGCAAACGGTGTACCCTACCATGGCAGGGTTCCAACCAGGCCAAGCCAACCCAATTGCTTCCGTAGTGAGCTATCAAGCTAGTCCACCCCTGCCGCTTCCCGATGCCCTGCGGGGCGATCGCTGGGCACTGGTAACTCTTGAAGCAGCCGCCTTTGACGATATGGCAGCATGGACGATTGACTTTCGTGACGTTGTGCCCTTATCACTGCTCAACTTGGCCCCGAATACGCCTGTTCCAGGGCTGCTGATCTTCTCATCCCGGGCTTTGCCCCTAGCAGGTTGGCTCTCTGGTGTTGAGTTAGCCTTCATTAAGTACGCACCTGGAAACCCAGCACAACTGGTCTTAGAAACAGGAGCTGACGATCGTTGGACGCTAGCAACGTTGTCAAACACTCAGGTGTGCCAAGAGGCAGAGCGTTTTGAAGCCGCTAAACAAGCTGCCCAACAGGTGCATTTCCTGGCTGTCCAGTCAGATCCTAACGTTGAAGCATTTGCAGGATTTTGGTTATTGCAAGAGGTCAATTTATCGTAACGTTGTCTTACGGTCACTAGTGTCAGTCGCTAACCATCAGCCATTGCGATTTGTTTTTAGTCATGCGTTGGCTGCTATTTGCAGTCTCTGTTTGACTACCAACCCTGTAACCAAATTATCAATTACTGCTGAGCAATCAACATTAATGGGTCTTGAGGAGTTAACACCAGACATTTCAGCCGAGCAATTGCTAACATTGGCATTGCGATCGGGGGCCGATGCTGCTGAAGTATTTCAGTCTCGATCGCTAGCTCGTCCTGTGTTTTTTGAGGCCAATCGGCTAAAGCAACTGGAATATACCCAGTCTGAGGGCACAGCTTTGCGATTGTGGATGAATGGCAGCCCTGGTTTGGTAGTCGCTTATGGCGCAGTAGATCCAACCATTTTGGTAGAGCGAGCGATCGCCCTCAGCCAACTAAACCCACCGGAGATTATTGAGCTAACTCCTGCCAACCAGGATGGTTCACCTGCTAGCTATCCGGCTGTGGGAACCACCGTGGATGTAGAGGAATTAGTCTTGTGGGGCAACGCCGCAATCGACCTTGTGCGCCAAGCCTATCCTGACGTGCTCTGCACTGCTGAGTGGGAATGTGAAACCGAAATCACCTATCTAATCAACTCCTACGGTCTAACATGCAGTCACACTGATACTACCCTCAGCTCATACCTCAACGTTGATTGGGTGCGGGGTGATGACTTCCTCAATGTTTCCGATGGACAAATCCAGCGTGACAGCCTTAATCCCAGCGCCTTAGCAGAACAGATTATCCAGCGGCTAGACTGGGCGAGAAAAAACATTTCACCTCCCATAGGACGCTACCCAGTGTTGTTTACTTCCAAAGCGGCAGATATGCTATGGGGTACTGTGCAATCAGCATTAAATGGCAAGCAAGTGCTAGAGGGAGCTTCTCCTTGGAGCGATCGGCTTGGCGAGCAAGTAACAGCTACTGCACTCACCATCTCGCAACAACCCAACTCCGGCCCTTTCAGTTGTCCCTTTGACGACGAAGGTACCCCTACCCGTCAGCTCGTGTTTATTCAAGATGGGGTTTTGCAACTGTTTTACACCGATCGTACCGTCGGCAGACAACTCGGCAGCGGCACCACTGGCAATGGCTTTCGTCCCAGCTTGAGCAGCTATCCTACTCCTGGCCTCTTTAATTTTGTCGTGCAACCAAGCAGCAAAGTGAAGTCTACTAGCCCCATGACCTTGACAGATCTCATTAGTACCTTGGATGACGGGGTTGTTGTCGATCAAATGCTTGGCGGCAGTGCGGGCATCTCTGGAGACTTTTCTGTAAACGTCGATTTAGGCTATCGCGTGCGGGGCGGGCAGATTATTGGCCGCGTAAAGGACACTATGGTTTCTGGTAATGTCTACACTGCCCTTCGTAACCTAGTGGCTCTAGGCACGGATGCCGATTGGAATGGCTCTTGTTACACTCCATCCCTGATTGTGGATGGGCTATCGGTCACTGGTAGAGAGTCCTAACTAAAGGGCAGGCTTATGAGATAAACTTTTATTAAGCAAATTGACCTTCTCAGGGGACTTTTCTCAAGGCACCTATGTCATTCGACCTCATTTCAGTTGAAACACTACAAGGTCTAGCCCATCAGTACGGCTATATTGCTGTCTTTTTGGGTATCTTGCTGGAGAATATGGGGATTCCCTTGCCTGGAGAAACAATCACCCTGGCTGGAGGATTCTTAGCAGGCAGTGGTGAGTTAAGCTATTGGCTGACGCTTGTGAGTGCGATCGTTGGGGCTGTAGTTGGCGATAATGTGGGCTACTGGCTTGGCTCAATAGGTGGCTGGGGTCTGCTTGTGCGAATTGGGCGCTTCTTTCGCATTCCAGAGCAGCAGCTAATTCAGGTGAAGACGCAATTTAGTGACAATGCTGATCGTGCTGTTCTGCTAGGCCGCTTTGTAGCACTATTACGCATCTTTGCGGGGCCGCTAGCGGGCATGGTGCAAATGCCCTACATGCGCTTTGTCCTGTTGAATGCCATTGGCGCTACTCTTTGGGCAGTGACAATGGTTACTCTTGCTTACACTGTGGGACGCATTGTTCCCCTAGCAACCCTTGTTGCTTGGGTTGGGCAATTTGCGCTGTTAACCCTACTTGGGATCATCGCTTGGATTGCCATTCCCCGGTATCTAGACTTTCGTAAACAACCGTCCGACTCGTGAACATTCTTGTTGTTGGCAATGGTGGGCGCGAACATGCCCTGGCATGGTCCTTGCTTCAGAGCGATCGCGTTACCCAAGTTCTCTGCGTTCCGGGCAATGGCGGCACAGCTACCCTGCCTCGTTGTCGCAATCTGCCCATTTCTCTAGGAGATTTTGCTGCAATTGCTGACCTTGGCCGCTCAGAGGCTGTTGATTTGGTAGTGGTCGGCCCTGAAGCACCCCTAGCAGGTGGCATTACTGATGTGCTGTCTCAGGCTGGCTTAACTGTATTTGGGCCTACCCAAGCTGGAGCACAGATCGAAGCGAGTAAAGCCTGGGCAAAGCAACTGATGGTGGAAGCTGGCATTCCTACAGCCCAAGCCCGTGTGTTCACTGACATTAACCAAGCTACTGCTTATGTCCATAGCCAGGGAGCGCCGATCGTCATCAAGGCCGATGGTCTTGCGGCTGGTAAGGGAGTAACGGTTGCTGCAACGATCGACGAAGCAATTGCAGCGCTTCAGGCCATTGCGGCTGGGCAGTTTGGTGCTGCTGGCCAGCAAGTAGTCATTGAAGAATGCCTAACAGGACAGGAAGTATCTGTGTTAGCCCTCACGGATGGACACACAATCCGGGCGTTATTACCTGCTCAGGATCACAAGCGTATTGGTGAAGGTGATACTGGCGCTAACACAGGCGGCATGGGTGCCTATGCTCCGGCCCCCATTGTGACCCCGACCCTAGCTAACCGCATTCACCAAGAGATTTTGGAGCCGACGATCGCTGCTCTCCAAAACCGTGGCATTGATTATCGGGGCATTCTCTACGCCGGGTTGATGATTACTCCCGCTGGCGATCCCAAGGTGATTGAATTTAACTGTCGGTTTGGAGATCCGGAAACCCAAGCGGTGTTGCCCTTGCTAGACACCCCCTTGGTTGATTTACTCCTAGCCTGTACCCAGCAACAGCTAGCAAGCCAGCCTGAAATCTTGTGGAAACCCGGTGCAGCAGTCTGTGTGGTAATGGCTTCTGGGGGTTACCCTGGTCAGTATAAAACGGGCTACCCCATTGCTGGCCTAGAGCAGGCGGCTAGTCGAGGGGCGATCGTCTTCCATGCAGGTACGCGCTTGCAACCGGATGGTACCACGATCGTGACAGATGGCGGTCGTGTATTAGGAATCACTGCTATTGGTGCAGATCACAAACAGGCATTTGCCCTAGCCTACGAGGCCATCGCTTCCATTCAGTTTATTGATAGCTACTATCGCCGTGATATTGGTTATCGAGTTCGATAGAATCACATGGGAGTTACAAAAATACATAAATTTGAGGTTGATTGTATGACAAAACGCGCTGGTGCTCGCTTAGAGCGTTACACCATTCGGTGTCCAGACGAAGTTCTGATTGTTACGGCTGAAGTCAATGGCGAGCTAGATCAGGTCATGATTTTCAAAGGCTTTTCCAGCTCTCTCATGCGCCCGACAGATGCTAACCCTGATGTGCCCATATTGCCTGAGTCAGCCAATATCCTGTACATCGATCGCCTCAGAGGCCCCTACACCCCTGCTAGTCCTCACTATCTTGAGCAGGGCATTTCTTGGGAAGTCATGCAACAACGCCTGACCGATATGGGCGAGTAATATTCACTAGGTTGATGGGTGAATGATGGGTCACAGCCCTCTTGCGTAAACAACGCAGCACTATAACAATCTTAAGTGACGATTTTCAGGAACTCCAACCCCTAGGGCGCTTGGCCCAGGGGTTTTTTGTTGCTAACGACAACCTAGGGACTCGCGAGTAGCAACACCAGTAGTCAAGTTAACACCACTAGCTGACCGACACAGGTACAAAATCTGCTCCCGATCTAGGGAAGCATCGGTAAAATCTGCACCCGTTATCGTTGCACCCCGAAAGTTAGACTTTAGCAACATGGCTTCTGTCAAGATAGCTTGGCTAAAGTCAGCGTTGGTAAAATCGCTCAGATAGGCAATACCATTGCTAAAATCTGCTCCTCGGAAATTGGCCTTAGTTGCGATCGCACCATTAAACACAGCTCCCTGAAGGTTGGCCCCACTAAAGTCCGCTCCGCTCAACCTCGCATTCACAAACTCAGCCTTAAACAAGTTTTGCCCAGCATAGTTTTTGCTAGTCA encodes:
- a CDS encoding ABC transporter permease, with product MASIARKNLLEDIPRFLVAQVGIMFAVSLVTIQTGLQAGFTRSTSLLIDQSQADIWLTARNMEHLGLAMPMPYERRAQAAQVDGVAAAEAVIIRGSVWGQPAADRVSSVTIVGADPNGLLLAPLTVTQGNLSDLNQPYRVMVDKTSARSLNIRQVGDRGLLASLPAEVVGFTQGTQSIVFETLLITSLPTANAYAKSLLPTKSLTDIAIQPRPDDPPAIANTDTVSFLLIKAEAGTDLAALRQRLEDELDNVRAYTKADMATQTQRYWEQRSGIGFILGMGAVVGIVVGIIIVGQILYSSVSDHLKEFGTLKAMGASNWFIYSVIVEQALWMAILGYVPGMALCTGVAAWTAATQGITILITPASAAIVLGTTVLMCVGSAIFAIQKVTRVDPAIVFKS
- a CDS encoding Tab2/Atab2 family RNA-binding protein produces the protein MAIIWELDFYSRPLLDDAGKKVWELVVCERAQTVQAELSSLFQYTQFCPSTEVNSLWLQAAIKTAIAQAPAPPDRIRFFRRQMNNMITRACNDLGLEAKPSRRTYTLNLLLQQRLQTVYPTMAGFQPGQANPIASVVSYQASPPLPLPDALRGDRWALVTLEAAAFDDMAAWTIDFRDVVPLSLLNLAPNTPVPGLLIFSSRALPLAGWLSGVELAFIKYAPGNPAQLVLETGADDRWTLATLSNTQVCQEAERFEAAKQAAQQVHFLAVQSDPNVEAFAGFWLLQEVNLS
- a CDS encoding TldD/PmbA family protein; this translates as MGLEELTPDISAEQLLTLALRSGADAAEVFQSRSLARPVFFEANRLKQLEYTQSEGTALRLWMNGSPGLVVAYGAVDPTILVERAIALSQLNPPEIIELTPANQDGSPASYPAVGTTVDVEELVLWGNAAIDLVRQAYPDVLCTAEWECETEITYLINSYGLTCSHTDTTLSSYLNVDWVRGDDFLNVSDGQIQRDSLNPSALAEQIIQRLDWARKNISPPIGRYPVLFTSKAADMLWGTVQSALNGKQVLEGASPWSDRLGEQVTATALTISQQPNSGPFSCPFDDEGTPTRQLVFIQDGVLQLFYTDRTVGRQLGSGTTGNGFRPSLSSYPTPGLFNFVVQPSSKVKSTSPMTLTDLISTLDDGVVVDQMLGGSAGISGDFSVNVDLGYRVRGGQIIGRVKDTMVSGNVYTALRNLVALGTDADWNGSCYTPSLIVDGLSVTGRES
- a CDS encoding DedA family protein; protein product: MSFDLISVETLQGLAHQYGYIAVFLGILLENMGIPLPGETITLAGGFLAGSGELSYWLTLVSAIVGAVVGDNVGYWLGSIGGWGLLVRIGRFFRIPEQQLIQVKTQFSDNADRAVLLGRFVALLRIFAGPLAGMVQMPYMRFVLLNAIGATLWAVTMVTLAYTVGRIVPLATLVAWVGQFALLTLLGIIAWIAIPRYLDFRKQPSDS
- the purD gene encoding phosphoribosylamine--glycine ligase, with amino-acid sequence MNILVVGNGGREHALAWSLLQSDRVTQVLCVPGNGGTATLPRCRNLPISLGDFAAIADLGRSEAVDLVVVGPEAPLAGGITDVLSQAGLTVFGPTQAGAQIEASKAWAKQLMVEAGIPTAQARVFTDINQATAYVHSQGAPIVIKADGLAAGKGVTVAATIDEAIAALQAIAAGQFGAAGQQVVIEECLTGQEVSVLALTDGHTIRALLPAQDHKRIGEGDTGANTGGMGAYAPAPIVTPTLANRIHQEILEPTIAALQNRGIDYRGILYAGLMITPAGDPKVIEFNCRFGDPETQAVLPLLDTPLVDLLLACTQQQLASQPEILWKPGAAVCVVMASGGYPGQYKTGYPIAGLEQAASRGAIVFHAGTRLQPDGTTIVTDGGRVLGITAIGADHKQAFALAYEAIASIQFIDSYYRRDIGYRVR
- a CDS encoding pentapeptide repeat-containing protein: MRGLQYAIAGAIGCVLTLMLVAIVTPLPAWAASSAAIRAYDDVEVTSKNYAGQNLFKAEFVNARLSGADFSGANLQGAVFNGAIATKANFRGADFSNGIAYLSDFTNADFSQAILTEAMLLKSNFRGATITGADFTDASLDREQILYLCRSASGVNLTTGVATRESLGCR